DNA from Gephyromycinifex aptenodytis:
AACTGACCGAGCTCAAGGTCGACGGCGGGATGACTGCGAACGAGACGCTCATGCAGTTCCAGGCCGACATCCTCGGGGTTCCCGTCATCCGCCCGAAGGTTGCTGAGACAACGGCGCTCGGTGCCGCGTATGCAGCCGGCATCGCCGTCGGTTTCTGGAATGGCGAACAGGACGTCATCGACAACTGGGCCGAGGACAAGCGGTGGGAACCGCAGATGGAGGAGGCAGAGCGCGAGCGTCTGCTGCGTAACTGGAAGAAGGCTGTCACCAAGACCCTCGACTGGGTGGACGACGACGTGGAGTGAGCACGGGGATTGTTACTGCAGCGCGGGCCGGTTGGGGCCCGCGCTGCAGTCTTTTCGGTGCAATGGCGTTCCGGTTACCGCCCCCGGCCTGCCCTACGGGTGGGCCGATTGAGTCCGGATCGGCGCCACGATCGTTATGAATCCGGATTCGAGTTTGGGTTAGGCTTGCCACCTTCAGACTCGAAGGAGAGATCTTGATGGTGGCTGTTCCGACTGTGACCGGGAGCGTTGACTCCGCCGAACTGGGCCGCGTTCTAGCCCACGAGCACCTGTTCGTCCTGGGCGAGGAATATCGCCAGAACTACGCAGACGATTGGGACGAGGACGTCAAGGTCGCCGAAGCCGTCGTCGAGCTGACCGATCTCAAGAACCTGGGTATCGACACGATCCTGGACCCCACGGTCCTGGGTCTGGGCCGGTATCTGCCTCGTGTGCAGCGCGTGGCCGAACAGGTCGAACTCAACATCGTCGTCGCGACCGGGCTGTACACCTACAACGAGATCCCGTTCCAGTTCCACTACACCGGCCCGGGTTTGCTCTTCGATGTCCCCGAGCCGCTTACCGAGCTCTTCCTGAAAGACCTGCGTGAGGGTATCGCCGATACCGGCGTGCGGGCAGCCTTCCTCAAATGCGCTATCGAAGAGCCAGGCCTCACTCCCGGGGTCGAGCGGGCCATGCGTG
Protein-coding regions in this window:
- a CDS encoding phosphotriesterase family protein — its product is MVAVPTVTGSVDSAELGRVLAHEHLFVLGEEYRQNYADDWDEDVKVAEAVVELTDLKNLGIDTILDPTVLGLGRYLPRVQRVAEQVELNIVVATGLYTYNEIPFQFHYTGPGLLFDVPEPLTELFLKDLREGIADTGVRAAFLKCAIEEPGLTPGVERAMRAVGAASSDSGVPITVHTNPHTRSGLVAQRVLAEEGVDLSKVVIGHSGDTTDADYLCELADAGSYLGMDRFGLDVLLPFEQRVATVLEMLRRGYAERMVLAHDAACFIDWFDPQAKQVAVPKWNFRHISEDVIPALLEGGASEDDIDTMLVKNPRAYFGG